Within the Deinococcus misasensis DSM 22328 genome, the region GGGATTTTGTGGAATTCAAAGTCGGGCAGGGCGATGCGGCCTTCAAGCGGGCCAAGGTGTCCTTGCAGGCATGGAGCCAGTTCAATCTGGGCTGGACGTTTGCGGTTCCTCAGGGACGCAGGCTTGCGGTGTGCATCAACGTGATGGGTCTCTGGGTGATGGCCCCCCACCGCATGCTGGATTTGCGGGAATCCCCAAGGTATTACAGGGCGGTGCTGGGGACCCTGAAAGGCAATCCCCTCTCGGGCATTGAGGTCTTCGAAGTGAGCCTCAGTCCATTCAATGAAGTGATGGTGCGCATCGAGAGTTTTGCCGAGCCTCAGGGCATCTACAAACTGTTTGGCTGGTGGGTTCGCAAAATGCAATTGAAGGTGTTTCAGTCTTTTCAGGCCCGCATGACCACCACAACCATTCACTGAAGACCAACCCAGAACATCTGACCCAAAACAAAGACCAGACCTGACGGTCTGGTCTTGTCGGTGATGAGGTTACTGTTTCTTGGCAGTGGTCAGGCTTTTGAGGTCCAGCAGGTAACCCCCATTGGAGGGAACCATGATGGTCTGGATGCTGGGGGACAGTTTTTCAGCCATGGTCAGTTGAATGATCTCGGGGTTTTCTTTGAGGGCCTTGCCTCGCAAGCTGAGGGCTTTGGCTTCACCCTCTGCGCGGGCAATCTGGGCTTTGGCTT harbors:
- a CDS encoding DUF1990 family protein, yielding MTLYFSKPESIQLEKHLETLKEAPLSFPSLEYARAHYHRDFVEFKVGQGDAAFKRAKVSLQAWSQFNLGWTFAVPQGRRLAVCINVMGLWVMAPHRMLDLRESPRYYRAVLGTLKGNPLSGIEVFEVSLSPFNEVMVRIESFAEPQGIYKLFGWWVRKMQLKVFQSFQARMTTTTIH